The following are encoded together in the Desulfomicrobium apsheronum genome:
- a CDS encoding phosphatidylserine decarboxylase family protein gives MLKPSIGLSLEGLPFIFFTAMATLTFALLDCWFMATVLLVALFFVLNFFRDPERVVPQEPGVAVSPADGKVIKVETMRDPMTGEDRTAVCVFMNVFNVHVNRMPVTGRIARISYFGGKFLNASFDKASTDNERNSLLIEDGDGRSWTMVQIAGLIARRIICWSEEGDSLGRGQRFGLIKFGSRVDLYLPAEYEPTVRIGDKVFAGQSILARKK, from the coding sequence ATGCTTAAGCCCTCGATCGGTCTTTCTCTTGAAGGCCTGCCTTTTATTTTCTTCACGGCCATGGCCACCCTGACCTTCGCCCTGCTCGACTGCTGGTTCATGGCGACCGTCCTGCTCGTGGCTCTTTTCTTCGTGCTCAATTTCTTCCGCGATCCGGAGCGCGTGGTGCCCCAGGAGCCGGGCGTGGCCGTTTCTCCGGCCGACGGCAAGGTCATCAAGGTCGAAACCATGCGCGATCCCATGACCGGCGAGGACCGCACCGCCGTCTGTGTGTTCATGAACGTCTTCAACGTCCACGTGAACCGCATGCCCGTGACCGGCCGCATTGCGCGCATCTCCTATTTTGGCGGGAAATTTCTGAACGCCTCCTTCGACAAGGCCTCCACCGACAACGAGCGCAACTCGCTCTTGATCGAGGACGGGGACGGCCGTTCCTGGACCATGGTCCAGATCGCAGGGCTCATCGCACGGCGCATCATCTGCTGGAGCGAGGAGGGTGACTCCCTGGGCCGGGGGCAGCGTTTCGGACTGATCAAGTTCGGATCCAGAGTTGACCTTTACCTGCCTGCCGAGTATGAACCAACTGTTCGAATTGGTGACAAGGTTTTTGCAGGGCAGTCGATACTGGCCCGCAAAAAATAA
- a CDS encoding 2-isopropylmalate synthase, which produces MSERIYIFDTTLRDGEQSPGATMNRDEKVRLARQLEILGVDIIEAGFPAASQGDFEAVRDIALAAQNCQVAGLCRALPSDIDRAWEAIKGNPQARIHTFLATSDIHMKYKLRKERHEVLDMAEAAVKYAASKTSNVEFSAEDASRSDWPFLAQVFERVIAAGATTINVPDTVGYTQPQEFAELIKYLLENVKGSHKAVFSVHCHNDLGLATANTLAALKAGARQAEVTLSGIGERAGNAALEEVVMSMDVRKDFYQLTTNINKEQIFPSTRLLSLIIGQPIPPYKSIIGANAFAHESGIHQDGVLKNRQTYEIMTPESVGRQEEDMVLGKHSGRAAFDKRLKDLGYRLDEEQLGVVFTAMKKLADRKKEIFVEDLEAVVLDEIFRLPDKYRLEYLSALSGNMAIPNAVVKMYVDGEERILSDFGTGPIDAVFNTIGKVVGRSPKLVRYAVNAITGGTDAQGEVTVKIEENGKTSVGRASDADIIVASAKAYLNALNRLAKRQEDSICARL; this is translated from the coding sequence ATGTCAGAAAGAATTTACATTTTCGACACGACCTTGCGTGATGGCGAGCAGTCTCCCGGCGCAACCATGAACCGCGATGAGAAGGTACGCCTGGCCCGTCAGCTTGAAATACTTGGTGTCGACATCATCGAGGCCGGCTTTCCGGCCGCGAGTCAGGGCGATTTCGAGGCCGTGCGCGACATCGCCCTGGCCGCGCAGAACTGCCAGGTGGCCGGGCTTTGCCGGGCGCTGCCCAGCGACATCGATCGTGCCTGGGAGGCGATCAAGGGCAACCCGCAGGCGCGCATCCATACCTTCCTGGCCACCTCGGACATTCACATGAAGTACAAGCTGCGCAAGGAACGTCACGAGGTGCTGGACATGGCCGAGGCCGCCGTCAAATACGCGGCGTCGAAGACCTCCAACGTCGAATTCTCGGCCGAGGACGCCTCCCGTTCCGACTGGCCCTTTCTGGCCCAGGTCTTCGAGCGCGTCATCGCGGCCGGGGCCACGACCATCAACGTGCCGGACACCGTCGGCTATACGCAGCCCCAGGAATTCGCGGAGCTGATCAAGTATTTGCTGGAGAACGTGAAGGGCAGCCACAAGGCCGTCTTTTCCGTGCACTGCCACAACGACCTGGGCCTGGCCACGGCCAACACCCTGGCGGCCTTGAAGGCGGGCGCGCGCCAGGCCGAGGTGACGCTGAGCGGCATCGGCGAGCGCGCCGGCAACGCGGCGCTGGAAGAGGTGGTCATGTCCATGGATGTGCGCAAGGATTTCTACCAGCTGACCACAAACATCAATAAAGAGCAGATTTTCCCCTCCACCCGGCTCTTGTCATTGATCATCGGTCAGCCTATACCTCCTTACAAATCGATTATCGGTGCCAACGCGTTTGCCCATGAATCCGGAATCCACCAGGATGGCGTGCTCAAGAATCGCCAGACCTACGAGATCATGACCCCTGAGTCCGTGGGACGCCAGGAAGAGGACATGGTGCTGGGCAAGCATTCGGGTCGCGCCGCCTTCGACAAGCGCCTCAAGGATCTTGGCTACCGCCTTGACGAAGAACAGCTCGGCGTAGTTTTTACGGCCATGAAAAAGCTGGCCGATCGCAAGAAGGAAATTTTCGTCGAAGACCTCGAAGCCGTCGTCCTCGATGAGATTTTCCGCCTTCCGGACAAGTACCGCCTGGAATACCTGAGTGCCCTGAGCGGCAACATGGCCATCCCCAACGCGGTCGTCAAAATGTATGTGGACGGTGAAGAACGCATTCTTTCGGATTTTGGGACAGGCCCCATCGATGCTGTTTTCAACACCATCGGCAAGGTCGTCGGGCGCAGCCCCAAACTGGTCCGCTATGCGGTCAACGCCATAACCGGCGGCACCGACGCCCAGGGCGAGGTGACCGTCAAGATAGAAGAAAACGGAAAAACCTCGGTGGGTCGCGCATCCGATGCGGACATCATCGTGGCCAGCGCCAAGGCGTATCTGAACGCCCTGAACCGCTTGGCCAAAAGACAGGAGGACAGCATATGCGCCAGACTTTAG
- the leuB gene encoding 3-isopropylmalate dehydrogenase: protein MNMKICLMPGDGIGPEIVTQAVKVLEKVAKKFGHTVQTETALIGGAAIDTVGNPLPEATVAACKAADAVLLGAVGGPKWDAIDPAIRPEKGLLGIRKALGLFSNLRPAVLFPELAAASYLRPDIIGQGLDIMVVRELTGGAYFGEPRGETVVNGERAAFNTMIYSESEIERIVRVACEIARKRGKKLCSVDKANVLDVSRLWREVAIRTAAEYPDVALSHMYVDNAAMQLIRDPSQFDVIVTENLFGDILSDEASIITGSIGMLPSASMGSGGPALFEPIHGSAPDIAGQDIANPLATILSVSMMLRFAFGLEKEAAAIDAAVKTVLAKGYRTGDIYVGEGEKVGCSAMGALVLDAI, encoded by the coding sequence ATGAATATGAAAATTTGCCTCATGCCCGGTGACGGCATAGGCCCCGAGATAGTCACCCAGGCCGTGAAGGTTCTGGAGAAAGTGGCGAAGAAGTTCGGACACACGGTTCAGACCGAGACCGCGCTTATCGGCGGCGCCGCCATCGACACCGTGGGCAATCCTCTGCCCGAGGCCACCGTGGCCGCCTGCAAGGCCGCCGACGCGGTGCTGCTGGGCGCCGTGGGCGGTCCCAAATGGGACGCCATCGACCCGGCCATCCGGCCCGAAAAGGGACTGCTCGGCATCCGCAAGGCCCTGGGTCTTTTTTCCAATCTGCGTCCGGCCGTGCTTTTTCCGGAACTGGCGGCGGCGTCCTATCTGCGTCCGGACATCATCGGGCAGGGCCTTGACATCATGGTCGTGCGCGAGCTGACAGGCGGCGCCTATTTCGGCGAACCGCGCGGCGAGACCGTGGTGAACGGCGAACGCGCCGCCTTCAACACCATGATCTACTCCGAGTCCGAGATCGAGCGCATCGTTCGAGTGGCCTGCGAGATCGCCCGCAAGCGCGGCAAAAAGCTGTGCTCCGTGGACAAGGCCAACGTGCTGGACGTGTCCCGCCTGTGGCGCGAGGTGGCCATCCGTACGGCGGCGGAGTACCCGGACGTTGCGCTTTCGCACATGTACGTGGACAACGCGGCCATGCAGCTCATCCGCGACCCCTCGCAGTTCGACGTCATCGTGACCGAGAACTTGTTTGGCGACATCCTCTCCGACGAGGCCTCCATCATCACCGGTTCCATCGGCATGCTGCCTTCGGCCTCCATGGGATCGGGTGGGCCCGCGCTGTTCGAGCCCATCCACGGCTCGGCCCCGGACATTGCCGGTCAGGACATCGCCAATCCCCTGGCCACAATTCTGTCCGTGTCCATGATGCTCCGCTTCGCCTTCGGCCTTGAAAAAGAGGCCGCGGCCATCGACGCGGCGGTCAAGACCGTGCTGGCCAAGGGCTATCGCACCGGGGACATTTATGTCGGCGAGGGAGAGAAGGTCGGCTGCTCCGCCATGGGCGCGCTGGTGCTGGACGCGATCTGA
- a CDS encoding 3-isopropylmalate dehydratase small subunit encodes MTFKGKTHVVGDHIDTDAIIPARFLVTADTAELGKNCFEGLEPGWVKRVTPGDILVAGDNFGCGSSREHAPLAILGAGIPVVLARSYARIFYRNSFNMGLLLLELGDDIERIKEGNELEIDVAAGTIRNLTTGETIGFIPVAPFMMEMLSGGGLVEYVKRKVAQ; translated from the coding sequence ATGACATTTAAAGGAAAAACCCACGTGGTGGGCGATCATATAGATACGGACGCGATCATCCCGGCCCGGTTTTTGGTCACGGCCGATACGGCGGAGCTTGGCAAGAACTGTTTCGAGGGCCTTGAGCCCGGCTGGGTCAAGCGCGTCACCCCCGGCGACATCCTGGTCGCCGGTGACAATTTCGGTTGCGGTTCCTCGCGCGAGCACGCTCCCCTGGCCATCCTGGGCGCTGGCATTCCCGTGGTCCTGGCGCGGAGCTACGCGCGCATCTTCTATCGCAACTCCTTCAACATGGGCCTTTTGCTGCTGGAACTGGGCGACGACATCGAGCGCATCAAGGAAGGCAACGAGCTTGAGATCGACGTGGCTGCGGGCACGATCAGGAACCTGACCACGGGCGAGACCATCGGTTTCATTCCCGTGGCCCCGTTCATGATGGAAATGCTCTCCGGCGGCGGGCTGGTGGAGTACGTGAAGCGCAAGGTGGCGCAGTAG
- a CDS encoding glycosyltransferase family 9 protein, translating to MNSGDSDMQCKSSPRYLVIQLARFGDLLQTKRLLRSLQGDGEVHLLVDDSLKSLARIVYPGVEVHGIAAHGTHGPDILARVHEELAGIMELDFHRVYNLNFSGLSFALAGMFPCSTVRGYRSHRGQRLIDSWPGQIMRWTRARALTGLNLVDVWGLYAEQPALPERVNPDAVPRGGGIGVVMAGQNARRSLPAAMLAPLVQAAAGRVGRGPIHLLGSGSERRAARELAALLPASLRGEVRDLVGRTGWQELHDTVGGLDLLVSPDTGTMHLAAHLGVPVLAFFLSSAWCHETGPYGRGHLVLQATRECAPCLETAPCPHDVACRSVFGDPSVLRHVSGHTSRELAPGCAVMTSGFDELGLTFTVVAGTDPEFGRRRAFRAMAAAYAGLPMRSDAEFLPEETWMQERDWMLPQTLRGRAHD from the coding sequence ATGAATTCCGGCGATTCCGACATGCAGTGCAAATCCTCCCCCAGATATCTGGTCATTCAGCTGGCCCGGTTCGGCGACCTGCTCCAGACCAAGCGCCTGCTGCGTTCCTTGCAAGGTGACGGTGAGGTGCATCTGCTGGTCGACGATTCCCTCAAATCCCTGGCCCGTATCGTCTATCCGGGGGTTGAAGTGCACGGCATCGCTGCCCACGGAACTCACGGCCCCGACATTCTGGCCCGGGTGCACGAGGAATTGGCCGGTATTATGGAGCTTGATTTCCACCGCGTCTACAATCTCAATTTTTCCGGGCTAAGTTTTGCCCTGGCCGGGATGTTTCCGTGCTCGACGGTCCGGGGTTATCGGTCGCATCGGGGACAGCGGCTGATCGATTCCTGGCCCGGACAGATCATGCGCTGGACCAGGGCCCGGGCCTTGACCGGCCTCAATCTGGTCGACGTGTGGGGGCTTTATGCCGAGCAGCCGGCGCTTCCGGAGCGGGTCAATCCCGACGCGGTTCCGCGCGGCGGCGGCATTGGCGTGGTCATGGCCGGGCAGAACGCACGCAGGTCCCTTCCCGCCGCGATGCTGGCCCCGTTGGTCCAGGCCGCGGCCGGGCGCGTGGGGCGCGGCCCCATCCATCTGCTCGGCTCAGGTAGCGAGCGGCGGGCCGCCAGGGAACTTGCCGCACTGTTGCCCGCGTCGCTCCGGGGCGAGGTCCGCGACCTGGTCGGCCGCACCGGCTGGCAGGAACTCCATGACACCGTGGGCGGGCTCGACCTGCTCGTCTCGCCTGATACCGGGACCATGCATCTGGCTGCCCATCTGGGCGTGCCCGTGCTGGCCTTTTTTCTTTCCTCGGCCTGGTGTCACGAGACCGGGCCCTACGGCCGGGGGCACCTGGTCCTGCAGGCCACACGAGAGTGCGCGCCCTGCCTTGAAACCGCGCCCTGCCCGCACGACGTAGCCTGCCGCAGTGTTTTTGGCGACCCGTCCGTGTTGCGTCATGTCAGCGGGCACACGTCCAGGGAACTTGCACCGGGGTGCGCGGTCATGACCAGCGGCTTCGACGAACTGGGCCTGACCTTCACCGTCGTCGCCGGTACGGACCCCGAGTTCGGGCGGCGCAGGGCGTTCAGGGCGATGGCCGCCGCCTACGCCGGGCTGCCCATGCGGAGCGATGCGGAATTCTTGCCGGAGGAAACCTGGATGCAGGAGCGCGACTGGATGCTGCCCCAAACACTGCGAGGACGGGCCCATGACTGA
- a CDS encoding CgeB family protein, with protein sequence MTETRRILVVLPMYGGSLPIGRYCGNALRELGHVVEYFEAPDFFSAFSALKDLRVGTDRLDYLENSFLQVVSQAVLAKVESFCPDLVLAMAQAPLSRQALKRLRRDGVPTAMWFVEDREVFPYWKAFAPYYDLFAVIQKGDFGDQLAALGQHDSFYLPLAADPSVHRPLELSAVERRKCGSEISFVGAGYPNRRLAFRQLTGHDLRIWGNDWDGETTLAPYLQKGGARIDTEEVVRIFNSTTINVNLHSSVRPGVLVGDGDFVNPRTFELAACGAFQLVDRRALLSELFAEDELALFSDMPELLQGIAYYLAHPEARAEVAARGRARVLAEHTYAHRMQTLLRHAEKFMQVKEIPPDDWRAQIAPHLRSEVEALLAELNLASTVSFDDLVWTLRGREGRLGRLETAILFLDEWKKLYSGPRPGK encoded by the coding sequence ATGACTGAAACCCGACGAATTCTGGTTGTTCTGCCCATGTACGGCGGCTCCCTGCCCATCGGACGCTACTGCGGGAACGCCCTGCGGGAGCTTGGGCACGTGGTCGAATATTTCGAGGCTCCGGATTTTTTTTCCGCCTTCTCGGCCCTGAAAGACCTGCGCGTGGGCACGGACCGTCTCGACTATCTGGAGAACAGCTTTCTGCAGGTCGTGTCCCAGGCCGTCCTGGCCAAGGTCGAATCCTTCTGCCCCGATCTGGTCCTGGCCATGGCGCAGGCGCCCTTGTCCCGGCAGGCCCTCAAGCGACTGAGGCGCGACGGGGTGCCCACGGCCATGTGGTTCGTGGAGGACCGCGAGGTTTTTCCCTACTGGAAGGCCTTTGCCCCCTATTACGACCTTTTCGCGGTCATCCAGAAGGGAGATTTCGGGGATCAGCTGGCGGCGCTGGGGCAGCACGATTCATTCTATCTGCCCCTGGCGGCGGATCCGTCCGTGCACCGGCCGCTGGAACTTTCAGCCGTCGAGCGGCGCAAGTGCGGCAGCGAAATTTCCTTTGTGGGCGCGGGTTACCCCAATCGGCGGCTGGCTTTTCGGCAACTGACAGGGCACGACCTGCGCATCTGGGGCAATGACTGGGACGGGGAGACGACCCTTGCGCCCTATCTGCAAAAAGGCGGAGCGCGTATTGACACCGAGGAAGTGGTGCGCATCTTCAATTCCACGACCATCAACGTGAATCTGCATTCCTCGGTAAGGCCCGGCGTATTGGTCGGGGACGGGGATTTCGTCAATCCGCGCACCTTCGAGCTTGCTGCCTGCGGAGCTTTTCAGCTGGTGGACCGGCGCGCGCTCTTGTCCGAACTTTTCGCCGAAGATGAGCTGGCCCTTTTCTCCGACATGCCCGAATTGCTGCAAGGCATAGCATATTACCTCGCCCATCCCGAAGCCAGGGCCGAGGTCGCGGCCAGGGGACGGGCCCGGGTGCTGGCCGAACACACCTACGCCCACCGCATGCAGACCCTTTTGCGGCACGCGGAAAAATTCATGCAGGTCAAGGAGATCCCACCCGATGATTGGCGGGCGCAAATCGCGCCGCATCTGCGTTCGGAAGTGGAAGCCCTGTTGGCCGAATTGAATCTTGCGTCCACGGTGAGCTTCGATGATCTGGTCTGGACCTTGCGCGGCCGGGAAGGGCGTCTTGGCCGACTCGAAACGGCCATCCTCTTTCTTGATGAATGGAAAAAACTGTATTCGGGCCCACGGCCGGGGAAATGA
- the pssA gene encoding CDP-diacylglycerol--serine O-phosphatidyltransferase has product MEHLKPKHRGYYLLPNMMTMASLLTGFLGILWSIDGRFEMAAVAIIVSCVFDGLDGKLARLTNSASDFGVQLDSLVDLIAFGVGPAIMIHQWNTFEFGRLGIMASFLVMACGALRLARFNIQTGKISKKFFIGLPIPAAACTLATFVLFSSYIPESMADLVPGITLGLAFLVSILMVSNVRYASFKDAEVIRAHRFSATVTALLIFVLVASEPKLLSFVFFIGYIFSGLIYTYFFLPLRGKSFLRESSHKIS; this is encoded by the coding sequence ATGGAACACTTGAAACCCAAGCATCGGGGATACTATCTGCTCCCCAACATGATGACCATGGCCAGTCTGCTGACCGGCTTCCTGGGTATTCTGTGGTCCATTGACGGGCGTTTCGAGATGGCTGCCGTGGCCATCATCGTCAGCTGCGTCTTTGACGGGCTGGATGGAAAGCTGGCGCGGCTGACCAATTCGGCCTCGGACTTCGGCGTCCAGCTGGATTCCCTGGTCGATCTCATCGCTTTTGGTGTGGGACCGGCCATCATGATCCACCAGTGGAACACCTTCGAGTTCGGCCGCCTGGGCATAATGGCCTCCTTTCTGGTCATGGCCTGCGGAGCACTTAGGCTGGCCCGCTTCAACATCCAGACAGGCAAGATCAGCAAGAAGTTCTTCATCGGCCTGCCCATTCCGGCGGCGGCCTGTACCCTGGCCACTTTTGTTCTCTTCTCCTCGTACATCCCTGAATCCATGGCCGATCTGGTGCCCGGCATCACGCTCGGGCTCGCCTTTCTGGTCTCCATTCTCATGGTCAGCAATGTCCGCTACGCATCCTTCAAGGACGCCGAGGTCATTCGCGCGCATCGCTTCAGCGCCACGGTCACGGCACTGCTCATTTTCGTGCTCGTCGCATCCGAACCAAAGCTTCTGAGCTTTGTGTTCTTCATCGGCTACATCTTCTCCGGCCTCATCTACACCTACTTCTTTCTACCCCTACGCGGGAAATCCTTTCTACGAGAGTCTTCTCACAAGATCTCGTAA
- the leuC gene encoding 3-isopropylmalate dehydratase large subunit — translation MRQTLAQKILQRHTDQPITADGQIVQCRVSMVLANDITAPLAIKSIRGMGVKQVFDKDRVALVCDHFTPNKDIDSAEQVKVVRYFAREMDITHYYEGGNVGVEHAILPEYGLVGPGDIVVGADSHTCTYGGLGAFATGLGSTDIAAAMALGETWFKVPETIRVNFTGKLPEHVGGKDLVLFTIGQTGVAGALYKALEFGGEVIEGLSVEARMTMANMAIEAGGKVGLFAADEKTLAYCQAHGRMGDSPIAADEGAHYWKEMTFDVSSFSPQIACPHLPDNVKPVEEVSGVRVDQVVLGSCTNGRISDLREAARIIKGRKVAKGVRFIVIPASPGAYSMALDEGLLRIFLDAGAIISPPTCGPCLGGHMGILAGGERCLATTNRNFKGRMGSLQSEVYLANPAVAAATAVTGLITHPGKLG, via the coding sequence ATGCGCCAGACTTTAGCACAGAAGATATTGCAGAGGCATACGGACCAGCCCATCACCGCGGACGGACAGATCGTCCAGTGCCGCGTGTCCATGGTGTTGGCCAACGATATAACCGCGCCGCTCGCCATCAAGTCCATTCGCGGGATGGGCGTGAAGCAGGTTTTCGACAAGGACCGCGTGGCCCTGGTCTGTGACCACTTCACCCCCAATAAGGACATCGACTCTGCCGAGCAGGTCAAGGTCGTGCGCTACTTTGCCCGCGAGATGGACATCACCCACTATTACGAGGGCGGCAACGTGGGCGTCGAACACGCCATCCTGCCCGAATACGGACTGGTCGGGCCCGGTGACATCGTGGTCGGGGCCGACAGCCACACCTGCACCTACGGTGGCCTCGGCGCCTTCGCCACGGGTCTTGGCAGCACGGACATCGCCGCAGCCATGGCCCTCGGTGAGACCTGGTTCAAGGTGCCGGAGACCATCCGCGTCAATTTCACCGGCAAGCTGCCGGAGCATGTCGGCGGCAAGGATCTGGTCCTTTTCACCATCGGCCAGACCGGTGTGGCCGGGGCCCTGTACAAGGCGCTGGAGTTCGGCGGCGAGGTCATCGAGGGCCTTTCGGTCGAGGCGCGCATGACCATGGCCAACATGGCCATCGAGGCCGGGGGCAAGGTCGGGCTTTTCGCTGCGGATGAGAAGACCCTGGCCTATTGCCAGGCTCATGGGCGCATGGGCGACAGTCCCATCGCCGCCGACGAGGGCGCGCATTACTGGAAGGAGATGACCTTTGACGTGTCCTCCTTCTCACCCCAGATCGCCTGCCCGCACCTGCCGGACAATGTGAAGCCGGTGGAGGAAGTTTCCGGCGTGCGCGTCGATCAGGTCGTGCTCGGTTCCTGCACCAACGGCCGCATCAGCGACCTGCGCGAGGCGGCCAGGATCATCAAGGGACGCAAGGTGGCCAAGGGTGTGCGTTTCATCGTCATCCCGGCCTCACCCGGCGCGTATTCGATGGCCCTGGACGAGGGCCTGCTGCGCATTTTTCTCGATGCTGGCGCCATCATCAGTCCGCCTACCTGCGGTCCGTGCCTTGGCGGGCACATGGGCATCCTGGCCGGAGGCGAGCGTTGCCTGGCCACGACCAACCGCAATTTCAAGGGACGCATGGGCAGCCTGCAGTCCGAAGTCTACCTGGCCAATCCGGCGGTGGCGGCGGCCACGGCCGTGACCGGGCTTATCACCCATCCGGGCAAACTTGGTTAA
- a CDS encoding elongation factor G, with product MKKNDIDSSTRNIGIIAHIDAGKTTLTERLLFYAHKIHKIGEVHDGNATMDYLEEEQKRGITITSACTSVVWEGSQVNIIDTPGHVDFNVEVERSLRVCDGAIVVFCGVNGIESQSETVWRQARKYGLPRLVFVNKTDRPGADYWKVVADIQARLAVRPLPVTVPSECVEGGVLHLLRGKVLVFDATDQGATVHEFDPTDRDLELLEARRKELTEAAADFDELIMERYLADEAIGETELRTALRKATLTGQAVPIYCGSALKNIGVQPLMNGIVHFLPSPDESHSHAHVLRRMEEQNVRADQFVGFVFKVLFEGAHKKIFMRVYNGRIGENSAAYNSRLERFEKIHKLYTVHANRYEPIPEAKTGEIVLATGLKECITGDTLFSGKATLRLENIDIIQPVLNVALVPGSASDTDKLQALLQRYCIEDPTLQSFTDEDTDQLIVAGLGELHLEVVLERLRRESGVTFRYGNPQVIFRETIAADATAEGSCRKLIGDQQHRALVRVMVRPAARGQGNRCVTELPATNHTDIALKAMEDALQAGMLQGCLVSDVEATLLEVAHFEDGLTDLGVRMAALEAMKSALVKASPVLLEPIMDVELRMPQEYVGDCVNLLGAKNARILDVRTSDYESGITATAPMRQLFGFSTELRSRTKGKAFYSLVFSRYDVVG from the coding sequence ATGAAAAAAAACGACATCGATTCCTCCACACGAAATATCGGCATCATCGCCCACATCGACGCGGGCAAGACCACGCTGACCGAGCGCCTGCTTTTTTATGCGCACAAGATCCACAAGATCGGCGAGGTCCATGACGGCAATGCGACCATGGACTACCTTGAGGAAGAGCAGAAGCGGGGCATCACCATCACTTCCGCCTGCACTTCCGTGGTTTGGGAAGGCAGTCAGGTCAACATCATTGACACTCCCGGGCACGTTGATTTCAACGTCGAGGTGGAACGCTCCCTGCGAGTTTGCGACGGCGCGATCGTCGTCTTCTGCGGGGTCAACGGCATCGAGTCCCAGAGCGAGACGGTCTGGCGGCAGGCCCGCAAGTACGGGCTTCCGAGGCTCGTTTTCGTGAACAAGACCGACCGCCCCGGCGCCGATTACTGGAAGGTGGTCGCGGATATCCAGGCCCGCCTCGCGGTCAGGCCGCTGCCGGTGACGGTGCCGTCCGAATGCGTGGAGGGCGGGGTGCTGCATCTTTTGCGTGGCAAGGTCCTTGTCTTCGATGCGACCGATCAGGGCGCGACGGTGCATGAGTTTGATCCGACGGACCGGGACCTCGAGCTGCTTGAAGCCAGGCGCAAGGAACTGACGGAAGCTGCGGCCGATTTCGACGAGCTGATCATGGAGCGCTACCTAGCCGATGAAGCCATTGGCGAGACCGAGCTGAGGACGGCCCTGCGCAAGGCGACCCTGACCGGGCAGGCAGTGCCGATCTATTGTGGCAGCGCGCTCAAGAACATTGGCGTGCAGCCGCTCATGAACGGGATCGTGCATTTTCTGCCATCTCCGGATGAATCGCATTCCCATGCCCACGTGCTGCGGCGCATGGAGGAGCAGAACGTGCGCGCGGATCAGTTCGTGGGCTTTGTCTTCAAGGTTCTCTTCGAGGGCGCGCACAAGAAGATTTTCATGCGCGTCTACAACGGCCGCATCGGCGAAAACAGCGCGGCGTACAATTCCCGGCTGGAGCGCTTTGAAAAGATCCACAAGCTCTACACGGTGCACGCCAACCGGTACGAGCCCATTCCCGAGGCCAAGACCGGCGAGATCGTCCTGGCCACGGGACTCAAGGAATGCATCACCGGAGACACGCTTTTTTCCGGCAAGGCCACGTTGCGCCTTGAGAACATCGACATCATCCAGCCGGTCCTGAACGTGGCCCTGGTGCCGGGCAGCGCCAGTGATACGGACAAACTTCAAGCTTTGCTTCAAAGATATTGCATCGAAGATCCGACCCTGCAATCTTTCACGGACGAGGACACGGATCAGCTCATCGTGGCGGGCCTTGGCGAGCTGCATCTGGAGGTGGTTCTGGAGCGGCTGCGCCGCGAGAGTGGGGTGACTTTCCGCTACGGCAACCCGCAGGTCATTTTCCGTGAGACCATCGCCGCCGATGCGACGGCCGAGGGAAGCTGCCGCAAGCTCATCGGGGATCAGCAGCACCGCGCCCTGGTCCGAGTCATGGTGCGTCCGGCCGCGCGCGGTCAGGGCAACCGCTGCGTCACCGAACTGCCGGCCACTAATCACACGGACATCGCCCTGAAGGCCATGGAGGACGCGCTGCAGGCCGGAATGCTCCAGGGGTGCCTGGTTTCCGACGTTGAGGCGACATTGCTTGAAGTCGCCCATTTCGAGGATGGACTCACGGATCTGGGCGTGCGCATGGCCGCGCTGGAGGCCATGAAGTCGGCTCTGGTCAAGGCCTCGCCGGTCCTGCTCGAACCGATCATGGACGTGGAGTTGCGCATGCCGCAGGAATATGTTGGCGACTGCGTCAATCTGCTCGGGGCCAAGAACGCGCGCATCCTTGATGTACGCACCTCGGATTACGAGTCCGGCATCACGGCCACGGCCCCCATGCGCCAGCTCTTCGGCTTCTCCACGGAACTTCGGTCCCGGACCAAGGGCAAGGCGTTCTATTCGCTGGTTTTTAGCCGGTATGACGTGGTGGGGTAG